The genomic interval GTTTCGTCcggtccaaaaaaagaaacacggtTCTGGAACGGGGCGGCACAACGGAATCAAGATGGCGCGGAGCACTGCACGTTTATCTCGTTCTCGATTCTCCCGATTCGACGTCGATCACAATTTCATCTACGTACTTTCACGcacttttccttccttcgactCGTCGTTCCTTGTTCGAGTTCGctcgaaaaggaaagaaagaaaaaaaataaaatcttaagggggagaagagggaaggaaggaaaaagaaaaagaaaaaaaaagaaaaagcgttCCGAGCGCGGCGTAAAAAACGAGAACAAAATCTTGAGATTTATCGAATCCTTATCCCAAACGACGAAAACTTGTAAAAACTTGTAGCAACAACACGTgacactttttattttacgtaaCACGGATTCGATgtcgattattcttttattatcccGGGAAAAACGGGAGAGGGTTTTGTTTTTGGGGAGCACAACGCACTATTCCCTCCGGATGTTGATCACCAATCGCACGAAGAGGCGGCCGTTTCAAACTgcatcctcctcccttcccctcccctccctcgttcGAGCGATTCCACTTCTATGTACACGTTTATATTGCACGCGTTTTTCACGtgtaaaaatcgataaaccGATCGATGGATACGAGTAATTCGGGGcacgaggaaggaaaaatatcgTAGAGAATAATCGAGATGATTATTGTCGCGAAGAAGGAAattgggaagaaagaaaaaaaaaaaaaaatcactgttcaccagaaaaggaaagaaggatgGTCGCGCACAAAGTATtttatccctctctctctttcgcgtCGAGTCGATATAGATATCCTTAGTAATAGAATAAGGAGTGAATTCCACCTCGAGAACCAATGTCATTCACACGTTCGAGGCATAAGCTCGAAAAAAATCACTGATCAAATCTCAACTGTGTATCCTCACGattgtctctctttctctcttttctcgagAGGAAGAGTTTTTTCGAACGATGAATCTCTCGCACttgtcgtttttcttttttcttttttttttcttttttttttttttttttttttttacctaacACCTAAATAtcctttggaaaaaattgacgatttttttcaataccgGAGACAATACCGAAGATATCACTACACACCGCGAATCGGACTAGGCTCTTCTCTCACCATCAcgatttattctcttttctctatttatttatttatttatttatttatttatttattcatttatttattttcctttctctcttcgataaataaaaatttcaaacttttcttcttcctcttcctcttcctcttcttctattCTACGTCTccctttttgatttttctttctccaaatTGCCGTGATCGTTCGCGAAACGCGTCGTCTCGTCGAGATGCGTTCGATCTTCTCTCGTATCGTACGCGTAatcgagatgaaaaaaaaagaaaaaaaaaaggaaagaaaagaacaagaagagaagagaagagaagagaagagaagaaaagagaagagaaaagaaaagaaaaaaaaaagaaagaaaaggcaagaaaagaggagagaaagagagagaaaaagagagagaaaaaaaaagagaaaaaaaagctaACGATCGAATGAACACCGACGTTGTGCACTTACGTTAGAGAGCCGTTCTGTCGGGGAAACGAGCGGGGGCTCCCAATATAAGCGCGTGCAACGTGATCCTAGAATATAACGAGCTCGACGATTGGCCCGTCATTTCGGCCAATAAGAGAGCACGTTAGTTCCTGGGCCAATCTACCTTTTTAGGTGGAGATGATACCAAAAGTGTGACAAGGGGTGGCCACGGAAAGCTACAACCGCCTCGATCGGCCGAGTGAGATGAAAATAGACGTGGAAAGAAGACAGCCGACCACTTTCAACGGGCTCGTTTTCTCCCATGTCCATTTTTTTCgactcctcttccttcttttcgatCCTTCCTccgctccttctctctctctctctctctctctctctctctcccccctccctcccccgagATAAACATCGGCAATCGGTCGCTTCAAATCGGTCCCTCCCTTCCCAATTTTCCGATCGACCGatcctacctacctacctaccaaGTTTTTCATATACATCAAGATCACCGCTGCTACACGTGGAACACGCACGTGCTCGATAATAGCCGCACATCTCGCGCGGACACCGATTTCGcccataaattattattcgcctCGCCTTCtcgcttcctcctcttctacATCCCgtttaaagaaaagagagatgaaagattatatatcatagaaaACACGCGCCTCGTTGTATATGTCTTTTTGCGCCCCCGTTATACATGGGCTCGTAACCCGCGTATGTTTTCGATTATTACGTAACGAATCGTACGCcaaagattggaaaaatttgtctTTTTCAAATCTTCGCGCGGTATGTTCCTTCTCTGTCTCTgactctgtctctctctctctctctctctatctctctccattatcgatttttagataaaatgttCGTTTAACTTTACTCGATGGAATAACGGGTGTTCTCCGCGTTATTTCGCGtatatcgtaaaataatttcaaactcgAGAAACTCGAATTCGtcgacgaataaatattatatatatttcgttgtaTCTCGAGTTTcaagataattgaaattaacgatatatttcgcgatatatcgttgaaatttttcggtttaaaaaaattacaatcagAAATATCTCAATCATCTTACCAGGCGCACGAGGAAGCTCGACCTAGAATCTGTAAATGGAAACTGCTGTTCATTCGTTCTCCCCTTCCCCGACGAATAACATTTGTTTCCACTGTTCGAGTttgagaagaattaaattgaagaaaaaaaagggaaaaaattataattttcctaaTCCATCTAATTCTAGCGTGATATATCGTTTCCAATACTTTTTCActcgtatatatttaattttttttttaaaattttgcaattttcaacAGGATGTCAATTTCGTAtccataaatgataaattacaacaatttcacaatttctaCGTTCCtaaatatcgattcgaattttttataaaatgcgaCACTAAATATCACGACTCGTTAAGATacgataaattatagaataatttctaattataaaaataaaaattaaagatatagatatttcgatattaatgtaataaatatcgatatttatgcGTGAAAACGAGAAGATTAAAActgaagattaataattaaaagtctGTCGAAAGCTTATTTGcgataaaagttgaaaatacAAGAGCGTTTACGTATTTGATCGCGTATTCAGATATCTTGGAAAAGGCTGGAACGTTCGGTTCAAGCTCATTCGTATTATTCCGATGGCGTATCGCCGCTGGTTCGATCCACTGACGACACGATATACCGACGTAGTAGTATATCCAATAATAGATCAGCCGTTTATCGTTTCGTTCGTATATCCATCCAACGATTTAAACTCGATCGAtcttattttcgatcgataattacgATCGTTACGAGCCAATGCAAATTTCAAGGTAATCGACCTTTCTTCACCTTTCTCGCCTCTTACGCttttgaaaaaagttattttattttcttttcttattgcaCGATGAATCGAACGTTGAAAATTAACCAAGATAAGCTtgccacacacacacacacatatatatattattacaggaATACCTTAAGACGTAACTAGTTGATGCATTCGATAACGCTTTAAAAGCGAATcgttcgaatcgtttcgagaagaaataatagtaataatgtttctcgattaatcgagaaataatttaaaaatattatttatatttatatttacactcGTGTGAAGCGATTAATATAACGGAACCTATAATTCTGATCGACATGGCAATCGAATATAGGAACGTGCGAACAGTCAGAAATATCCGTCTTTGCCTGTCTATTAATATATCCGCCGTGCACTGAAATCACTCGTCTCTTGTGACATGTAGGTTCGTAGGAAATGCAAATAGAGTTTCTaggacaaattttatttttttcccccccgatATGCTATAAAGGGAAATGGTTTCTCGCTCGAAACCGGAAAAGTTGGccggaaaaataataaacgcgGTTTCAAGGATGAACGAAAAATAAGCACGCTACCTACGTTTTTTCCAATCAACCTTTCGAATCGAGAATACTTTTGATCAACCATTgcattcttatttcttttattaaaattacagtaACAAAATCGATCAAGGAAATAACAAGATATTCTCtttatcgaaataaacaacggtaaaaaagaaactatttcaaaaaatttctatcaaatctaaattaatttctaataaatcgtTCGAGTaatcgaaagaagaatgaTAATTCTTATTCATCGAATATCGAATCGTGGCGACTCGTGGAGATCCCAGTCATCGACTGTCGagcatttattttgaaatcgtCACGTAGGATTCACACGGATCAATCCGCGTACGATCCACCATTGTTTCGGATCAATTAGGAAGTATACTATTCGGATACGTATAGACAGTATCGGAATTCGAAATGTACGGAAATAGATCGGTTGCGCAACACGCTTGGTAAATTAAGATTGTGACGCGGGCGGATGCCATACCGATGTTTATTGCAAGACTTTTAAAACAACGCGCGTGCATATCGCGCGAAACGGAACGAAATATAAGAGGtcgtcgaaaaatcgatgCGAATCGCCCACTCTCAATAACGGGTTTATTATACCCGAAATTTCTCTTCAAATTTGTCTCGAACCTTCATTAAGCAtcacctttttttcttttttgaaaaggatcaggtaaaaaaaaatcatcatagGTCGTACACCTAAcacctataatatatttatattatttataaaaacagtGACTGATAAGCCTCAACGTGAAACGATCATGCAAGCGATCTTATACAAAGAATAAGCAGAATATTATCGAGAACGATCGTTCGTTGCTtgcttctctttatttttcgcgcacattctcgaaaaatatctatgatatttgtcctcgtcctcgttaattataaaatataaatataaacatcagTCTGAATTTCTTTCGACCCGAAATGGGACCGACAGGAATCGATTCTCTCGATCTACatacgaaaattattcatcatatttctttgtttcgtTCGATTCAGATTAATATATGGTGCTgaaagaagggaggagaaggTGCGTGAAGTTGGTCAGTTTAGTCAATTAGTCGGCACGGCGCGGAACGGCGGAGAGAAAATGGTGGGGGGAGTGGTCCGGCCAGTGGCGCGGCCGACAACGAGATACGACAACTATATCGGGCTCCGTCGTGGCTTGATCGGCCCACGAGGAAGACGATCCCCGCGCATCGACTCGCAAGGAATTTTGTTATCGAGCCACGAACCACGGtgcgaagggagagagaaagatcctATAATCCTCTGTTTTAAGGTAATCGTCCATCGAGGTGAGtgagaaacaaattatttctacaCCGCGAAATTGTCGACGATGAACCGAATCGAGAACGGTGCTTCGACTCGAGGCGAACAGCTTGGAGTAaaacgagagggagagagagggagaaagagggaaagagagagaagggaagagaatGCGATTCCTGGATCGTGGTATGCGGTATCGCGTTAAAGTCGGTCGTGCGCGAATGCGAGCGACAAACGGCGTGGAACGAGACGGCGAAGAAAGAGGCGGCGAGGTTTTTTAGTTGGAAGACGGgcagagcgagagagagcggGAGAGGCCGAATCTAGGGATTATTTCGGGATTGGCCAGAGATAAACCGGGCCAACGTCGACCGAACGAAGTAAAACCACGAGTGAACGGAGCCTTGAGGTTTGACTCATCTTTCTCAACTCGAAATTGGCTCGTTCCCAAAATTACGCACAACATCGTCGTAACGATGATCgagtatttctatatttccgTTGTCTtcccgatctctctctctctctctctctctcgttcctttcttctttcctatTCGCTCGTTTGAAAATCTTTCGTTCttcgcttttttttcttttttttcttttcaaccaTGCGTATCCCAACCACGTGTATGGATCAATCGATCtatcgattttttcgaaacgagaagTCGTTGCTCGAACTCTTTGACTCGAGTTCAAAATACtttgctttctctctctctctctctctctctctctctctctctctctctctctctctctcgttagaatattcaaatttatctcgaaaataaGAAACGAAGCTTCTCGtacgatcgaaagaaaatacatTAACCTCGttgtacgattttttttattacagctattttttttttcttcctttatttaAATCACTATATAACTGTACGAGttgataaatctaaaaaaaaaaaaaaagaaaagaaaagaaacgactTCATCGCAAGAAATTTGACGCAAGGTCAGGCCGGGAGGCGAAATAGCGAAAGAATGCAGGTTCATAATCGTAGAATGGAAGTTGTTCGCGCGATAAACGGGAAACAATTTGGCTGCGAGACAAGAGGAACACCGGTGTTGCATTACGTCTGGTACGAAAAGGATGAACGCCAACCAGTGCCGACCCACTTGTTCCGATAGGCCTTACAGCCAATGCTCTATTCAATGCGctgtttcgaaataattttttataaataaaagaacatCCACCCCACTCGGAAGAAAATAATACGGCACATCTTTCTTCACCTTTGTCGAccgttctatttttctttttctttttcttttttctcttttaacacGGCGCCCgattcttttcataaaattcatctCGAAAACAGTTTAATAAACGGTATTTATCGCTTGCAATAAAATAGCTTACTTCtaaagatagatatatatatatatatttcattcgcgTCAGTATTCGCttcgtgttaaaaaaaaaaataaataaataaattaaaatacgattccttttatttattgatactattattatatatatatcgaatacaGGAAATTGATCATAATATCGTCATCGTTCCAGATGTCCGCGAAGCAGCTTTGATCGCTAAAATACGTTCCAAGATATTTcggaatgatatttatttttttattcggcattctcgtttcttttaagtcgtgatattaaatttacgtaatgttagattatatttcttaattaaattattaacattattaaaattcttgcagagattatctttttattcatgTAATAAAACACGTTTATAACGATTTCGAAGAATGTAACAAACATTTTGAAGAATCGTGAAAACGCGTAAGAttttcaagtatatatatctgtgaaaaaattttacattcttaTTCGAGCGTTACACCGAACGATCGAGATAATCGGCGATATCGCGGATTATGGCGCCAAATATGTGACAATGGCCGATGTTAGATGCCAAATATGTGATAGAACGGTAGGTTAGGCGCCAAATATGCGAGGATACGTTAAGTTGGAGCGCCAAATATGCGGACACGCGTAACACACGCGAAGAAAGGAAACGGCGATCAATTtgcttcgaatcgaattaattattccttcGAACAGAGGGACTTACTCTATAActaaactctctctctttctttctttctctctctccacgaaTCTTTAGCATCGATTTATTTGATAAGTGCGCAAATacaaattggaagaaaaaaattgttacgtaATAAACTTGTTTGCAAGTGAGCAATTTGATTCCAGGTTCCGGCACACCACCACcttcgttcgtttcgttttgGCATTTCTTGTCCCACCTTCGTCATCTTGTACTTCGATTCTTGCTTAACCACCTCTTTCTGTAACGTTCTAGGGCTAACAGTAGCTATTTTCGTTTCTTAGCGACAATATACGTGTAGCGAATATGTACATTCCGCTTAAAACTACTCTATCCAAACgttatgtatgtatatctcataaacgaatttataatttataatataacaaaagtatcttttatcgtataacaaaaatatctttccacTCCTCGTATTCTCTtgctttatcttttaattattatttttgtcttttttatttttctatgctATTATTTATGTGCTAATGTTATAGGATGGAATATATGTATCttgaatatatgtaatatcgaTTCGTTTGTTCGAAATTgcgttttcttattaaaaaaaaattataaaaattataaagaaaagaattcatcATTCAtataggaaaagaaagaaaaaaatcgagtcaaatgtataaaatatacaaatatacatattttataaatcatttgttcgtgagtttatttataaattgtttttcattatAGAATACGTGTgatattttatggaattttgTGTCACGTgttttctgaaattattaacTGAGGAAAGATCAGAGTGTTTGTTACGCCATCTAGCATTCTGCGATCGAAATACGTAAGTAAAATTAACCCTTCAAGGACGACATCGCTTGATACGTTGCTAATCTCTATTATTCCGTCTAATACAATACCATCGTGACTTTAAAACCGTTCTAAAACAgctatgaaagaaattttcaaatttgatttcttaAAACAACTCGCTACACGAAAAAGTGCCTATCAAAAACTATATGACAATTCCTATCTACTTacaatcgatataaatattcttgatcCGTAGTATGtaaggaaaatatattgtcACAAATTGTAATGGAATCAATCCTTGTCGATGGATTAAAACATAATTCCACGATCTAACACGCacacaatatgaaaaattcactAATTCGTCGTCATCGATCgccgagaaattttaataaatatatcaactaTGGGTCATCATATTCATCGTCTTTTTCTTACCCAAATAACACCTGAGCACGTGAGCGAGATCCTGGCAACGAACACGTAAGAGATTAAACTTGAAAATTCTGAGCTAAAAAGCTACAAATTAGTATAAATATCtaacaagataaaaaaatatataatatttcgatatcaaTACtactatcaatttaatattttcactatAATAGTTatgaataacataaaaattatatatatattataataaataataatttaataaaaaaagaaaaaaaataattacgcacatctttataataaaaaaatttaaataaatttacgaaactttttctttcataaaacgTAAAATATCATCATGGTTTctgtattgaaaattttttttcttgcctaCAATAATCTTCGtgtcaattatttatctacacaaaaaaaattcaatctctaaaataaagataaaaattgtacaagattaaaatgatcgcattaaaataataatacaataacctaacctattttaaaaattcataatacgaattaataataattctaatgatcaattaaacgaataaataggagaataaattattcctgaaagaattattaattatatctaataatattcaacaaataattgaacaaacaaataattgtatattaatgaaatattatataaaaaataaaacaataatcattaaataaatattacgaaatagATAGTTCTTACACCTGAAGTAAGTGTTTAACCGTCTCGATTCAACAACGAAATGACACGCGAGCGATTTCGATGTCGAATTCCAAATtggaaggagaggggagatACATGCTCGACGAAAAGTGTTGAACGTGACACGAACGCGAATCATCAATTTCCCGGAAAGGCTGTGTTATAAGAAATGTTTTCACGCTTTGGGGCTTCGAAcgtaaaatcaaaacaaatacagAAATAACAATACACGAGTTGAACGTACGGATGAcgcatttagaaaataaatatgtatatatataagaatatgtgtgaaatatatatatgtgaattgattgtattatatatgtaaaaagaaaaatgaaggaaatttataataattatatttttgtaaaaaaaaataaaacttgccACATGTGCATGAAAAttgtcgaattatttttatttatcatagtaTGTAAGAACTGTATACACTTTCAAAAATCATTCCGCTTTCGAATCAAGTTTTTATAATCTGCACAAAAAGACGTTTTAAATTCTGAaacaataatgattaaataaactcGTATTGATTAAACAAGgcttaataatctataattaagcTCAATAACtggtaataaaatatcgaatcgatacaaattttatataattactcaCTTTTGCCGGTAAAACGTAACTTGTCATGATTTTCAACAATAGATTAACACCATGCGCACCATGATGCGCACTGCATTCGTTTTGTCACTAAGTCTTAGCGATTTTTTGATTGGctgaaaagttattatttatttcatgcaaaaattaaagtacaatatttatattttaatcataaatttctataCTTTAAAGTTTATACtgactaaaaatataataagaataaattattataattaatttaatttaaagattatccagattaagaaattaaaacataaaattgaacgtttaaaataaaaaaaattatcaaatttaaaaaaaatttatcaaagtaatatattcaaagcataaaaaaaaaatatacaaacgtacatatatatatattagtttcattatttttaaagatcgatcaaaatttataattgtaaaataagttAGTAAATTAaggaaggattttttttttaattcgatttggcattttcaaaataaaattctaaacatttaataaattataaaataaatttcaacctATGCATCTGTCGAtggtaattaaaattgaaaacataatgtaattctttttcgatattaaaataatatataaacttactagattcataatatatatatatatatatatatatatatatatatatatatatatatcgaataagtTGTActcgaatattgaaattatgatttctaaaatttgatatataaatcttaaaaatgaatataaaaatattcgtataacgTTCAAAAAGTTGCATATCAGTGACATCtaccaattttttataaaagtaaaatgtaTTATCTTGAAATGCGATTatctcaattatatattatatttaaaaaatgacatTAAATTGTGccaaacgatattttatacaaattattttattttacacacTAATTTTATTGGTAAATTGCGATGAATTAGAAGCTCGTATTTCGTTAAATGTAGAAGGAACAGGATTTCATAGGTTATGTATATcaaaatacatatgtatacatatatagtaaGAATctctattattcaaattgataaataatttataacaatcatTAATGTgagaatttaagaatataattaatttctgtatataatatctattaatgtttaattattaaattattaaatttataattttcatatattatcatatttaaacgaaaaaatttaaaaattttaattattaattacgtttatataaatatattttatcataaataaaagtatatttgatacataaaatttacatattaatagaaagtatatatttagaagatatagatttaaatatcaataatttataaaaatttgttaaatattttactttatttttaacaaaaaatttcatttacagatatttaatatatcaaatatatatcgatcaatTCATAGAGGATTGTTACATCACTCTTTATTTGCAACTTCCATCTGCTTTATACGTTGatgttaatgaattaaatcatttaagaaGACTTGAAATTGTaagtagaataatttaaaatattattacaatatatatattaaattattttgattcaatgcaagttttatatcttatattattatcttttttaataagcataaaatattttttatatttcttatattcaacCATTTTAGAGCACAGCATGTTCTAGTGGAGAAACCAATGTCGAGTTATTCACTGAAAAAGcacaaatacaaaatataagtatttgtTCACGTTTAACCAACGTAGAAAGTATCTTAAAACTCCCAGTACATCAACGTTATCGATATGCtagtataaatgataaatacataaatattagcaTACCAGATCCAAAGTTGTTATTGGGCTGTAGAAAAAGACTCAAAGAATacagaatttctaaaattgatttatgttCTCCATGCGTAGATATTGTACCTAAATGGAGAGAGATTCCATACGTGAtgctaaataataaagtatgtaaagatatcaaaaatatattttatttatgtaactttataaatagaaatttgttgaaatttttaatctttttacagGATATGGAAAATGAATGGACAATTCCGATTGGTGAAACAACCATGTTACCTCTGGTAACTTATACAACAttgttattaacaatattatgtaCAATATTCCTTATACATACAATTTGGAAATCTATGCCTAGACAAcatcttaaaaaagaataacatatcttaattaaataagttgaTGTATTACGTTCATTTGTACTTTTAtagtaacaaatttttctaaatttgcataaatacgTTCATACGTAttgttctttaatttaataaatattaaatatgatatttatatataacataaatatttatatacaatgcacatttaaaaatcatgcatttacaaataaaataatgatacattTTTCGTATGTattcacaaataaaataatgaaaatgatgatATTGAATTGTTCGATCACagcatttataatacattttattagtagttatgataaatatttatactgtcCAGCATCGTGATAACATCGTcacg from Apis mellifera strain DH4 linkage group LG8, Amel_HAv3.1, whole genome shotgun sequence carries:
- the LOC100577071 gene encoding uncharacterized protein LOC100577071; the protein is MVGGVVRPVARPTTRYDNYIGLRRGLIGPRGRRSPRIDSQGILLSSHEPRCEGREKDPIILCFKVIVHRAIFFFFLYLNHYITVRVDKSKKKKKEKKRNDFIARNLTQGQAGRRNSERMQVHNRRMEVVRAINGKQFGCETRGTPVLHYVWYEKDERQPVPTHLFR
- the LOC725135 gene encoding phosphatidylinositol-glycan biosynthesis class X protein; this encodes MTLNCAKRYFIQIILFYTLILLVNCDELEARISLNVEGTGFHRYLIYQIYIDQFIEDCYITLYLQLPSALYVDVNELNHLRRLEISTACSSGETNVELFTEKAQIQNISICSRLTNVESILKLPVHQRYRYASINDKYINISIPDPKLLLGCRKRLKEYRISKIDLCSPCVDIVPKWREIPYVMLNNKDMENEWTIPIGETTMLPLVTYTTLLLTILCTIFLIHTIWKSMPRQHLKKE